One window of Legionella pneumophila subsp. pneumophila str. Philadelphia 1 genomic DNA carries:
- a CDS encoding PrkA family serine protein kinase, whose translation MNTQDFLAGYTKRFVDNKEEDMSLDEYLELCKTDPTAYANPAERLLMAIGEPELIDTRHDPVLSRIFSNKIIHHYEVFKDFYGMEEPIEQIVGFLKHAAQGLEETKQVLYLLGPVGGGKSSIAEKLKDLMERIPFYAIKGSPVFESPLSLFNPLEDGELLRERFGIPTRYLRYLMSPWAVKRLQEYNGDISKFRVIKVKPSRLKQIAIAKTEPGDENNQDISSLVGKVDIRKLEEFSQDDPDAYSYSGGLCRANRGLLEFVEMFKAPIKVLHPLLTATQEGNYNATEGLSAIPFEGIILAHSNESEWQSFRNNKNNEAFIDRINIVKVPYCLRVSEEIKIYQKLIHNSSLANAPCAPGTLDMLAQFSVLTRLKEPQNSSIYSKMRVYNGESLKDTDPKAKSYQEYRDFAGVDEGMSGISTRFAFKILSKVFNFDHTEVAANPVHLMYVLERQIEQEQFPQELHETYLNFIKEYLATKYVDFIGKEIQTAYLESYSEYGQNIFDRYITYADFWIQDQDYRDPDTGEIFDRALLNLELEKIEKPAGISNPKDFRNEVVNFVLRARANNRGKNPVWNSYEKLKSVIEKKMFTNTEDLLPVISFNAKASEEDKKKHEEFISRMVEKGYTRKQVRLLCEWYLRVRKSQ comes from the coding sequence ATGAATACACAAGATTTTTTAGCGGGTTATACCAAACGATTTGTTGATAACAAAGAAGAAGACATGAGTTTGGATGAATATCTGGAGTTGTGCAAAACGGACCCGACAGCATATGCCAACCCAGCAGAACGTTTGCTCATGGCGATAGGCGAGCCTGAATTGATCGATACCCGACATGATCCGGTTCTATCACGAATTTTCTCAAATAAAATAATCCATCATTATGAAGTTTTTAAAGATTTTTATGGAATGGAAGAACCCATTGAGCAAATCGTTGGCTTTTTGAAACATGCTGCGCAAGGGTTAGAGGAAACAAAACAGGTTTTATATCTTTTGGGGCCTGTTGGCGGTGGTAAATCTTCCATTGCAGAAAAATTGAAAGATTTAATGGAAAGAATCCCTTTTTATGCAATCAAAGGTTCTCCTGTCTTTGAATCTCCACTGTCATTATTTAACCCCTTGGAAGATGGTGAATTACTTAGAGAACGTTTTGGTATCCCAACACGCTACCTACGCTACTTAATGTCCCCCTGGGCAGTCAAGCGATTACAGGAATACAATGGCGACATCAGCAAATTCCGGGTTATTAAAGTCAAGCCTTCTCGACTCAAACAAATTGCCATTGCAAAAACAGAACCTGGCGATGAAAACAATCAAGACATTTCTTCACTGGTTGGTAAAGTCGATATCCGTAAATTGGAAGAATTTTCCCAAGATGATCCTGATGCTTACAGCTACTCTGGAGGCTTGTGTCGAGCTAACCGCGGACTTTTGGAGTTCGTTGAAATGTTTAAGGCACCGATAAAGGTCCTTCATCCCTTGCTGACCGCAACGCAAGAAGGGAATTACAATGCCACAGAAGGGCTTTCAGCTATTCCTTTTGAAGGAATTATACTAGCCCACTCCAATGAATCAGAATGGCAATCATTTAGAAACAATAAAAATAACGAGGCATTTATAGACCGAATCAACATAGTCAAAGTGCCTTATTGCCTGCGTGTTTCTGAAGAAATCAAAATCTATCAAAAACTAATCCATAACAGTTCTTTAGCAAATGCCCCTTGCGCACCTGGTACACTGGATATGCTAGCCCAGTTTTCTGTATTAACCCGTTTAAAAGAACCACAAAACTCCAGTATTTACTCCAAAATGCGCGTGTATAATGGAGAGAGTTTGAAAGATACCGATCCCAAGGCAAAATCGTATCAGGAGTATAGAGATTTTGCAGGGGTTGACGAAGGGATGAGCGGAATATCCACGCGGTTTGCCTTCAAAATCCTTTCAAAAGTATTCAATTTTGATCATACTGAAGTGGCCGCCAACCCGGTTCATTTAATGTATGTGCTGGAACGCCAAATCGAACAGGAACAATTTCCTCAAGAGTTACATGAAACCTACTTGAACTTCATTAAAGAATATTTGGCGACCAAATACGTCGATTTTATAGGCAAGGAAATTCAAACCGCTTACCTGGAATCCTATTCTGAGTATGGGCAGAACATATTTGACCGTTACATTACCTATGCTGATTTCTGGATTCAAGATCAGGATTATCGCGATCCGGATACTGGCGAGATATTTGACAGAGCCTTATTAAACCTGGAACTGGAGAAAATCGAAAAACCGGCAGGGATCTCCAATCCTAAAGACTTCCGTAATGAAGTAGTCAATTTCGTACTGCGCGCTCGAGCAAATAACCGAGGAAAAAACCCTGTATGGAATAGCTATGAAAAACTAAAATCAGTGATTGAGAAAAAAATGTTTACCAATACGGAAGATTTGTTACCCGTTATTTCTTTCAATGCCAAAGCATCTGAGGAAGATAAGAAAAAACACGAAGAGTTTATCTCTCGAATGGTAGAAAAAGGCTACACACGAAAACAAGTTCGCTTACTTTGTGAATGGTATTTGAGAGTAAGGAAGTCACAATAA
- the vipE gene encoding Dot/Icm T4SS effector VipE, whose product MPLTQTQRLINTYGASLKNGTISNEELIILLDPNTFTKSEGYVDPNAPVSDSNHSKMDAIKDFVLTIGPTLDSEILHQLTSRMIELSPPGDRNTFMRGSSLEKAFLAFEMAHYPTKAEEHFNSTRVRTEFPGENDIDNLKAVILNPIIAFFQSPPGTDEKLEKLIKLCTDYKEHLKPSLTDDANNLVNKKHAIVTNMLAALTDSTAPNNATKIKNMEQILTEENKATLKDRRDSFSGARFLESILHILSLGIYSKLTKGTFKFWKSHGEALSDNIEEVSKQQPGMK is encoded by the coding sequence ATGCCTTTAACTCAAACCCAACGCCTGATTAATACCTACGGCGCTTCACTTAAAAATGGAACAATCTCTAACGAAGAACTGATTATTTTGCTGGATCCAAACACTTTTACAAAATCAGAAGGTTATGTTGATCCCAATGCCCCGGTTTCAGACTCCAATCATAGTAAAATGGATGCAATAAAGGATTTTGTATTAACCATCGGCCCGACTTTAGATTCTGAAATACTTCACCAATTAACATCTCGAATGATCGAATTATCGCCCCCCGGAGATAGAAACACATTTATGAGAGGCTCTAGCTTGGAAAAAGCTTTCTTAGCTTTTGAAATGGCTCACTACCCAACAAAAGCAGAGGAGCATTTCAACTCGACAAGAGTGAGAACAGAATTCCCAGGCGAAAATGATATAGACAATCTTAAAGCAGTTATTTTGAACCCAATCATTGCATTTTTCCAATCGCCTCCCGGAACCGATGAAAAATTAGAAAAACTTATCAAATTATGCACGGATTATAAAGAGCACTTGAAACCTTCTCTAACCGACGACGCTAATAATTTAGTAAATAAAAAACATGCGATTGTTACAAACATGCTAGCCGCCCTCACTGACAGCACAGCCCCAAATAACGCAACAAAAATTAAAAATATGGAGCAAATACTGACTGAAGAAAACAAAGCAACCTTAAAAGATCGCCGAGATTCATTTAGCGGTGCTAGATTTCTAGAAAGTATCCTGCACATATTGAGTCTGGGTATTTATTCAAAACTGACCAAAGGCACTTTTAAATTTTGGAAAAGCCATGGCGAGGCTCTCTCCGATAACATTGAAGAAGTTAGTAAACAGCAGCCTGGCATGAAATAA
- the lapA gene encoding aminopeptidase LapA yields MRFNQWMTCITSGLILASNSSFATTSPVHEQLQVPQCLAAKITVPHKILAENKEFKIIDVLSSDVETLTILADKVSCGHFVNVSHKLTGTLAANQQQSAQKLLQKKLVKPFGVSKLHKDVYEIKHEEEVNAALKEIVSDNIWQTLTHMTSYYNRSATKDTGVDTANWLKSKFEQMAVEYGRTDTSTFFVKTGWYKQPSLVTVIGKDIKAPAIVIGAHMDTLDGRMPGAGDDGSGSSSIMEAARVILSSKTTFKRPIYFIWYAAEERGLVGSQHVVQHFQEQSIPVKAVVQFDMTGYRNDANDPTMWVFTDYTDRDLSNYLAKLIDHYIHVPVDYSRCGYGCSDHASWNEEDIPAAFPCETSFADHNPYIHTSSDKMDLLNLEHMTNFSKLAVAFAIELASE; encoded by the coding sequence ATGCGTTTTAACCAATGGATGACCTGTATCACATCAGGATTAATACTCGCCAGTAATTCAAGTTTTGCAACGACGTCGCCTGTTCATGAGCAATTGCAAGTCCCACAATGCCTTGCTGCAAAAATAACCGTACCCCATAAGATTTTGGCCGAGAATAAAGAATTCAAAATTATTGATGTACTTTCATCTGATGTAGAGACCTTGACTATTCTGGCTGATAAAGTCAGTTGCGGCCATTTTGTGAATGTGAGTCATAAATTAACGGGAACCTTAGCGGCAAACCAACAGCAATCTGCTCAAAAGTTACTGCAAAAAAAGCTCGTTAAGCCCTTTGGTGTATCCAAATTACATAAAGACGTTTATGAAATCAAGCATGAAGAAGAAGTCAATGCGGCACTAAAAGAAATTGTCTCTGATAACATATGGCAAACTCTGACTCATATGACTTCCTATTATAACCGCTCTGCAACAAAAGATACGGGTGTTGATACGGCCAATTGGTTAAAATCCAAATTTGAACAGATGGCCGTTGAGTATGGACGAACTGATACCTCGACCTTTTTTGTAAAAACAGGGTGGTATAAACAACCTTCCCTGGTTACCGTGATTGGCAAAGACATCAAAGCCCCCGCTATTGTTATTGGTGCTCATATGGATACTCTTGATGGCCGTATGCCTGGGGCTGGTGATGATGGAAGTGGATCATCGAGCATTATGGAAGCCGCACGGGTTATTTTGTCTTCTAAAACAACATTTAAGCGCCCCATTTATTTTATTTGGTATGCTGCTGAAGAAAGAGGTTTGGTCGGTTCACAACACGTAGTCCAACACTTTCAGGAACAATCAATTCCAGTGAAGGCTGTGGTACAATTTGACATGACCGGTTATCGAAATGATGCCAATGATCCAACTATGTGGGTATTTACTGATTACACAGATAGAGATTTAAGTAATTATTTGGCCAAATTAATTGATCATTATATTCATGTGCCAGTAGATTATTCACGATGTGGTTATGGTTGCAGTGATCATGCTTCCTGGAATGAAGAAGATATTCCTGCTGCATTCCCATGTGAAACCAGTTTCGCTGATCACAACCCATACATCCATACTTCTTCTGATAAAATGGATTTATTGAACCTGGAACATATGACCAATTTCTCCAAACTCGCGGTAGCTTTCGCTATTGAACTCGCTTCCGAGTAA
- the iroT gene encoding T4SS effector ferrous iron transporter IroT/MavN, producing MNIKNIPIKPQKIPYYLFLLLLTVGASLILGFLSFGGMYALWPVLPLAFAGFALSVAYEGEIYLQNIKGALNKLFKFNYLKNYLAKEYLLNHFPNTDEENCPQFFKDYKKQLTLLAEFGHKELNQDSKKRKRQIEKTLSDMEKWFALQLFSDKNNPSPNTSKYTIELLDWLALNKRDEWIKQYEKRHFQFHIVKGFSVVAGLFMGLGSTYLIVEAFTIIPFFATIPFTLWPIIILPMATVAGAAYGMLTYNAVTDMINNNTVVKWYNKIRNDLSQGLTVRNVFIATTAVFLVGLALALTVCTAGTWWTIATNARPLFDWMKKMPSFIMGIINPIITGASAIVFNIQNTAESLDMVDEATRSNKNVFQKIYEAISNGYQHLRETENWLQIVNPFRILLKLTITPLRILLFLGHLISVAVTSDRMPGVPQILSALVAIISEGFEDAHYFIGHTHEDELDEEHGHQDHHQFEKLLKERLDPDSDQDHNMDIPTWILKTIASPIYGLAALWDCSASKLNPSQENHSKNLPSGKKPHVLSLGEAWNKQWGVAKEFNVEFSTHAKRPSQEWQVEHAVAQIDKFQRKHLKDIVIGRELADKKIIALNHLKEKIRHPEKGETLSDTLEQAKKQPDYNQHRLFNQKGEKTRTQLFIEELPERINLSSGK from the coding sequence ATGAATATAAAAAATATACCTATTAAGCCCCAAAAAATCCCTTATTACTTGTTTCTTTTGCTATTAACTGTCGGAGCAAGCCTGATACTTGGCTTTTTAAGCTTTGGAGGCATGTACGCTCTTTGGCCTGTGTTACCTTTGGCTTTTGCTGGTTTTGCGTTATCGGTAGCTTATGAAGGTGAAATCTATTTACAAAACATAAAAGGCGCTCTTAATAAACTGTTTAAATTTAACTATCTTAAGAATTACCTAGCCAAAGAGTATTTGCTGAATCATTTTCCAAACACCGACGAAGAAAATTGCCCGCAATTTTTCAAAGATTATAAAAAACAGTTAACATTATTGGCTGAATTTGGGCATAAAGAACTCAATCAAGACAGTAAGAAAAGAAAACGTCAAATTGAAAAAACACTCTCCGACATGGAAAAGTGGTTTGCCCTGCAATTGTTTTCAGATAAAAACAATCCTTCTCCAAACACATCCAAATACACCATAGAGCTACTTGACTGGCTTGCTTTAAATAAGCGAGACGAATGGATAAAACAATATGAAAAGCGTCATTTTCAATTTCATATTGTCAAAGGTTTTAGCGTGGTTGCCGGCCTTTTCATGGGGCTGGGAAGTACCTATCTGATTGTCGAAGCCTTTACGATCATCCCGTTTTTTGCCACCATTCCATTCACACTTTGGCCCATTATAATTCTTCCCATGGCCACCGTCGCAGGGGCTGCTTATGGAATGCTGACCTATAATGCTGTTACCGACATGATCAACAATAACACAGTTGTCAAATGGTATAATAAAATTCGCAATGATTTAAGCCAAGGTTTAACTGTACGCAATGTGTTTATAGCAACTACTGCTGTTTTTCTTGTTGGACTGGCACTAGCCCTAACCGTCTGTACTGCTGGAACATGGTGGACGATTGCTACAAATGCCCGCCCTTTATTTGACTGGATGAAAAAAATGCCCAGTTTTATTATGGGAATTATCAATCCCATTATAACCGGCGCCTCTGCTATAGTCTTTAACATACAAAACACGGCTGAATCACTGGATATGGTCGATGAAGCAACTCGTAGTAATAAGAATGTCTTCCAAAAAATTTACGAAGCAATAAGCAATGGATATCAGCACTTACGTGAAACTGAAAATTGGTTACAAATAGTTAACCCGTTTCGCATTCTTTTAAAATTAACCATTACCCCATTGCGTATTCTTTTGTTTCTGGGGCATTTGATCAGCGTTGCAGTCACATCGGATCGTATGCCTGGAGTACCGCAGATTCTTTCCGCGCTCGTTGCCATTATTAGCGAAGGCTTTGAAGATGCCCACTATTTTATTGGACATACCCATGAAGACGAACTGGATGAAGAACATGGACACCAAGATCATCACCAATTTGAAAAACTCCTAAAGGAAAGACTAGATCCTGACTCCGATCAAGATCATAATATGGATATTCCTACCTGGATATTAAAAACCATTGCTTCACCTATATATGGCTTGGCAGCACTCTGGGATTGTTCTGCCAGTAAGCTAAATCCTTCTCAAGAGAATCATAGTAAGAATTTGCCTTCTGGCAAAAAACCTCATGTGTTAAGTCTTGGAGAAGCATGGAATAAACAATGGGGAGTAGCCAAAGAGTTCAATGTTGAATTTAGTACTCATGCCAAACGCCCATCGCAAGAATGGCAAGTGGAACATGCTGTTGCCCAAATCGACAAATTTCAAAGAAAGCATCTCAAAGACATCGTTATCGGTCGCGAATTAGCCGATAAAAAAATCATCGCCCTCAATCATTTAAAAGAAAAAATACGCCATCCTGAAAAAGGAGAAACATTGAGTGACACTCTGGAGCAAGCTAAAAAGCAACCAGACTACAATCAACACAGACTATTTAACCAAAAAGGGGAAAAAACCCGTACACAACTTTTCATTGAAGAACTCCCAGAACGAATCAATCTCTCTTCTGGCAAATGA
- a CDS encoding SpoVR family protein has translation MRKKPLSTGAEWTFELIQAYDREIARIAKSFNLDTYPNQIEIITAEQMMDAYSSVGMPIGYHHWSFGKHFVSVEKSYKRGQMGLAYELVINSNPCISYLMEENTMAMQALVIAHACYGHNSFFKNNYLFKMWTSADAIIDYLVFAKKYISDCEERYGIDAVEPVLDACHALMNYGVDRYKHPTPLSIQEEKIRQQNREIYMQSQVNELWRTIPFSKQIDKNGQKKRFPEEPQENILYFIEKNAPLLEPWQREIVRIVRKLAQYFYPQGQTKVMNEGWACFWHYTILHALYDEGLVTDEFMLEILQSHTNVIMQPAYNSPYYNGINPYTLGYHMMQDIKRICENPTDEDKKWFPYLANTDWLTSLDTAMRNYKDESFIAQYLSPKLIRDLKLFHIVDDDRNSELYINAIHDEWGYQQIREALSRQYNLGYLEPDIQVYSVDLQGDRSLTLRYSQQNRVPLGSSTNEVLKHLHYLWQFPVILQAVDGENKITEEFSCPPLNKNKTAETN, from the coding sequence ATGAGAAAAAAGCCTCTATCAACTGGTGCAGAATGGACTTTCGAGTTAATACAGGCCTATGATCGCGAAATTGCACGCATCGCCAAAAGCTTTAATTTGGATACATATCCAAACCAAATTGAAATCATTACCGCTGAACAAATGATGGATGCCTATTCTTCGGTGGGTATGCCTATCGGTTACCACCATTGGTCTTTTGGAAAACATTTTGTCAGTGTTGAGAAAAGCTACAAAAGAGGACAAATGGGCCTGGCCTATGAGCTTGTAATTAATTCCAATCCCTGTATTTCTTATTTAATGGAAGAAAATACCATGGCTATGCAAGCCTTGGTTATCGCTCACGCATGCTATGGCCACAATTCTTTTTTTAAGAACAATTACTTATTTAAAATGTGGACTTCTGCGGATGCTATTATTGACTATCTGGTATTCGCCAAGAAATACATCAGCGATTGTGAGGAACGCTACGGAATAGATGCGGTAGAACCAGTGCTTGATGCTTGCCATGCCCTTATGAATTACGGGGTTGATCGGTACAAACATCCCACACCCTTATCTATCCAGGAAGAAAAAATTCGACAGCAAAACCGTGAAATCTACATGCAATCACAAGTTAATGAGCTATGGAGAACGATACCTTTCAGTAAGCAAATCGATAAAAACGGACAAAAAAAACGCTTTCCAGAAGAGCCTCAGGAAAATATTCTCTATTTTATAGAAAAAAATGCCCCTTTATTAGAGCCTTGGCAGAGAGAAATAGTGCGTATAGTAAGAAAACTGGCCCAATATTTTTATCCTCAGGGACAAACTAAAGTGATGAATGAAGGGTGGGCCTGCTTTTGGCATTATACTATTTTGCATGCTTTGTATGACGAAGGTTTAGTGACTGATGAATTTATGCTGGAAATACTGCAAAGTCATACCAATGTCATCATGCAACCAGCCTATAATAGCCCTTATTACAATGGTATTAATCCATACACCCTTGGCTACCATATGATGCAAGACATCAAACGAATTTGTGAAAACCCAACAGACGAAGACAAAAAGTGGTTTCCCTATCTCGCGAATACTGATTGGCTCACAAGCCTTGATACGGCGATGCGCAACTACAAAGATGAAAGTTTTATCGCTCAATACCTGTCACCAAAACTTATACGAGATTTAAAACTGTTCCATATTGTTGATGACGACCGAAACTCCGAATTATACATCAATGCCATTCACGACGAATGGGGATATCAGCAAATCAGAGAAGCATTATCCAGACAATACAATCTGGGTTATCTGGAACCTGATATCCAAGTCTACTCCGTTGATTTGCAAGGAGATCGTTCTTTGACTTTAAGGTACTCCCAACAAAACAGAGTACCACTTGGAAGCTCAACAAATGAAGTATTAAAGCACTTGCATTATTTATGGCAATTTCCAGTCATATTACAGGCAGTTGATGGGGAAAATAAAATCACCGAGGAATTTAGTTGCCCACCTCTTAATAAAAATAAAACAGCGGAAACTAATTGA
- a CDS encoding UvrD-helicase domain-containing protein, whose translation MLNSQQMAAVKYIDGPLLVLAGAGSGKTRVITQKIGYLINSCGYNANSICAVTFTNKAANEMRARVSAFLPAVSRRGLKVATFHTLGLSIIKRDVSRCDLKPGFSIFDSEDCLQILRGFLPVNKATDRDFILKVQQQISLWKNNLLNPELILQNPPETLLCDEALTIYPRYQEALKVYNAVDFDDLIRLPVDLLNDHADVLEYWQNKIRHLLVDEYQDSNTSQYLLVKKLAGVRAHFTVVGDDDQSIYAWRGAKPENLAQLQKDFPRLKIIKLEQNYRSTSRILHAANHLIAHNQHLFEKKLWSDLGHGELLRVVSCKDEQDEAEHVIADLISHKLRNRTNYSDYAILYRGNHQARIFEKVLRHHGIPYHISGGQSWFAKLEVRDIFAYLKLLCNEADDAAFLRAITTPKRGIGESSLDALGRYAQSRGISLYHGSDHLALSEFVADKQRMIFHDFKLWMEDIKKRISSDSVLEHLRQMVEDIGYEAYIYEQCDSPAKAQKKMDNVWELLEWVNRLLNKEPEQSLMDVVNKLILIDILEQSDESSSDVVQLMTLHASKGLEFPFVYLVGMEEELLPHRVSIDDDQIEEERRLAYVGITRAQKGLCFTLAKQRRRAGELQDCVPSRFLDELPQESLEWFGKGGERCEEQSKKLAKSHLEGLKNLLS comes from the coding sequence ATGTTGAATAGCCAACAAATGGCTGCAGTAAAATATATTGATGGGCCTTTGTTGGTGCTTGCCGGGGCTGGGAGTGGTAAAACCAGAGTTATTACACAAAAAATTGGTTATTTAATTAATTCATGTGGTTATAATGCCAACTCCATCTGCGCCGTTACTTTCACGAATAAAGCGGCGAATGAAATGCGCGCAAGGGTTTCGGCCTTTTTACCAGCTGTAAGCAGGCGGGGATTAAAGGTTGCGACATTTCATACATTAGGCCTAAGCATCATCAAGCGTGATGTTTCTAGATGCGATTTGAAACCAGGATTTTCCATTTTTGATAGTGAAGATTGTTTGCAAATTTTGCGGGGTTTTTTACCTGTTAATAAGGCAACCGATAGAGATTTTATCCTCAAAGTTCAACAACAAATTTCTCTTTGGAAAAATAATTTATTGAATCCCGAATTAATACTCCAAAACCCTCCGGAAACACTTTTATGTGACGAGGCGTTAACAATTTATCCACGCTATCAAGAAGCATTAAAAGTATATAATGCAGTGGACTTTGATGATTTAATTCGGTTACCTGTCGATCTACTGAATGATCATGCTGATGTGTTGGAATATTGGCAGAATAAAATTCGTCATTTGTTGGTGGATGAATATCAGGATTCAAACACTAGCCAGTATCTTCTGGTAAAAAAATTGGCAGGGGTTCGTGCCCACTTTACGGTTGTGGGTGATGATGATCAATCGATTTATGCCTGGCGTGGTGCCAAACCAGAGAATTTGGCGCAGTTACAAAAAGATTTTCCTCGGTTAAAGATTATTAAATTAGAACAGAATTACAGATCAACCAGCCGAATTTTACATGCTGCCAACCATCTGATCGCTCATAATCAACATTTATTTGAAAAAAAATTATGGAGTGATTTGGGGCATGGGGAATTATTGAGGGTTGTCAGCTGTAAGGATGAGCAGGATGAGGCGGAACATGTGATCGCTGATTTAATAAGCCATAAATTACGTAATCGGACAAATTATAGTGATTACGCTATCTTATACAGAGGAAATCATCAAGCAAGAATATTTGAAAAGGTATTAAGACATCACGGTATTCCTTATCATATCAGCGGAGGCCAGTCCTGGTTTGCCAAGTTAGAAGTCAGGGACATTTTTGCCTATCTTAAATTACTTTGTAATGAAGCAGATGATGCCGCTTTTTTGCGAGCAATTACTACCCCCAAACGAGGTATAGGAGAGAGCAGTCTCGATGCCTTGGGACGCTATGCTCAGTCCAGAGGGATAAGTTTATATCACGGATCCGATCATTTGGCCTTGTCTGAGTTTGTTGCTGACAAGCAGAGAATGATTTTTCATGATTTCAAATTGTGGATGGAAGACATTAAAAAACGTATCAGTTCAGATTCAGTTCTGGAGCATTTAAGGCAAATGGTGGAAGATATTGGGTATGAAGCTTATATTTATGAACAATGTGATTCTCCCGCCAAGGCACAAAAAAAAATGGATAATGTATGGGAGCTTTTAGAATGGGTTAATCGTTTATTGAATAAGGAACCTGAACAATCGCTCATGGATGTTGTGAATAAATTAATACTAATCGATATACTGGAACAATCTGATGAATCTTCAAGTGATGTAGTCCAATTAATGACATTGCATGCCTCAAAAGGTTTGGAATTTCCTTTTGTTTATTTGGTCGGGATGGAAGAAGAATTATTACCCCACCGAGTGAGTATCGATGATGACCAAATTGAAGAAGAAAGAAGATTGGCTTATGTAGGGATCACACGTGCCCAGAAGGGATTATGTTTTACTTTAGCGAAGCAGAGACGTCGAGCTGGAGAACTGCAAGACTGTGTTCCAAGCCGATTTTTGGATGAATTGCCGCAAGAGAGTCTGGAATGGTTCGGTAAAGGCGGGGAGCGTTGTGAAGAACAATCAAAAAAACTGGCCAAATCCCACCTGGAAGGACTGAAAAACTTGTTGAGTTAA
- a CDS encoding YeaH/YhbH family protein: MSQLIDRRQNAGKKSTVNRQRFLRRYKSQIKKAVSEAVGKRSITEIDQGEQITIPAKDIYEPQFHRGHGGHIERVLPGNDNFIAGDRIKRPGGGGAGGAGGNASDSGEGEDNFVFELSREEFLELYFEDLELPDLVKKELARISTYKTVRAGVTTSGIPNNINVLRSMKQATGRRVALASPYKKRLKEAEEELERLKQLANPDKIDLLKLERDIEFFKKKIQTVPFIDTIDLRYNHRVRVPSPSTQAVMFCVMDVSGSMDEAKKDIAKRFFILLYMFLTKNYEKIELVFIRHHTSAKEVNEEEFFYSRETGGTVVSSALELLNTIIEARYPPQAWNIYVAQASDGDNWNADSPYCQELLQEKIMPLLQYFAYIEIMPRHHQSLWEVYQQVKERYPNFAMENIDNVADIYPVFRELFKRKTV, translated from the coding sequence ATGTCGCAATTAATTGATAGACGACAAAATGCTGGAAAAAAAAGCACGGTTAATCGCCAACGTTTTTTACGCCGTTATAAAAGCCAAATTAAAAAAGCAGTCTCTGAGGCTGTCGGAAAACGGAGTATTACTGAAATTGACCAAGGCGAACAAATCACTATACCAGCCAAAGATATTTATGAGCCCCAATTCCATAGAGGCCATGGTGGCCATATCGAACGTGTACTACCTGGAAATGATAACTTCATCGCCGGAGACAGGATAAAAAGACCCGGCGGTGGAGGTGCTGGAGGAGCTGGAGGTAACGCCAGCGATAGTGGTGAAGGCGAAGATAATTTTGTTTTTGAATTATCTCGAGAAGAGTTTTTGGAACTCTATTTTGAAGATCTGGAATTACCCGATTTGGTAAAAAAAGAACTAGCAAGAATTAGCACTTATAAAACAGTAAGGGCTGGCGTAACCACTAGTGGAATACCTAACAACATTAATGTCCTTCGCTCAATGAAACAAGCGACAGGACGCCGTGTCGCTTTAGCCTCCCCCTATAAAAAGAGATTAAAGGAAGCAGAAGAAGAGCTTGAACGGCTGAAACAATTGGCCAATCCAGACAAAATAGACCTATTGAAGCTTGAAAGAGACATTGAGTTTTTCAAAAAAAAGATACAAACTGTACCATTTATAGATACAATCGATCTGCGTTATAATCACCGTGTGCGTGTGCCTTCACCATCTACACAAGCAGTGATGTTTTGCGTAATGGACGTATCAGGTTCCATGGATGAAGCGAAAAAAGACATAGCAAAACGCTTTTTCATCCTACTCTATATGTTTCTTACCAAAAATTACGAAAAAATTGAATTGGTTTTTATCCGCCATCACACCTCAGCCAAAGAAGTTAATGAAGAGGAATTTTTTTATTCGCGCGAGACTGGCGGGACTGTTGTTTCCAGTGCCCTGGAGTTATTAAACACCATCATCGAGGCACGCTACCCTCCTCAAGCCTGGAATATTTATGTTGCCCAAGCATCAGATGGTGATAATTGGAATGCCGACTCTCCTTATTGTCAGGAGTTGCTGCAAGAAAAAATTATGCCTTTATTGCAATATTTTGCCTATATTGAAATTATGCCCCGTCATCATCAAAGTTTGTGGGAAGTATATCAACAAGTAAAAGAACGTTATCCTAATTTTGCCATGGAAAATATTGATAATGTTGCTGATATTTATCCGGTATTTCGCGAATTATTTAAAAGGAAAACGGTATGA